A stretch of Prunus dulcis chromosome 6, ALMONDv2, whole genome shotgun sequence DNA encodes these proteins:
- the LOC117630554 gene encoding protein DETOXIFICATION 53: protein MCLPGTESRGIINGGNHPLIPKHHVVEDYNGDLTMRARGEGGATTTSTSSSTFIQTFLQRLHQLPNNGLLEGLPLTEIGQELRSLVKIGGPIVVTSILIYSRSLISMLFLGRLGKTELAGGSLALGFGNITGVSILSGLSMGMDPICCQAYGAQRWAILSQTFQKTVCLLLLVSIPIALLWLNMEPIFILLGQDPQITRVAKVYLVFSIPELLGQAHLLPLRTFLRTQGLTTPLTLAAAFAALLHLPINYVLVTYLNLGVGGICLGLACNTLLFNLGLLIYLTISTHALKPWHGLTMISAFQGWKPLISLALPSCVSVCLEWWWYEIMLFFCGWLSNPQASVAAMGILIQTTGMLYIIPISLRASISTRVGHALGAGQPTRAKWAAIIGLIVAFACGLSAFIFMTAVRAKWGTIFTDEPQILDLISTALPVLGLCEFGNVPQTAACGVLSATARPKLGARINLYAFYLIGLPVAILGTFTFKIGFLGLWFGLLSAQASCVCMMVYTLIHTDWNHQTRRAEQLTLGVQETQLNEEKKEDEESGLLPPTAEL, encoded by the exons ATGTGCTTGCCTGGTACTGAATCTCGAGGAATTATAAATGGTGGTAATCACCCTCTGATTCCAAAGCATCATGTAGTTGAGGACTATAATGGAGACTTGACAATGAGAGCTAGAGGCGAAGGCGgcgccaccaccacctccacttcttcttctactttcATTCAGACCTTCCTTCAACGCCTCCACCAGCTCCCCAATAATGGCCTTCTCGAAGGACTTCCACTTACTGAG ATAGGACAAGAGTTAAGATCGTTGGTAAAGATTGGGGGGCCAATAGTGGTGACATCTATTCTCATATATTCAAGGTCTCTAATTTCAATGCTGTTCTTGGGGCGTCTTGGGAAAACAGAGTTGGCTGGAGGGTCATTGGctctagggtttggaaatatTACAGGCGTCTCAATCCTGAGCGGCCTCTCAATGGGAATGGATCCAATTTGTTGCCAAGCTTATGGAGCCCAAAGATGGGCAATTCTCAGTCAAACCTTTCAGAAAACAGTTTGCCTCCTCCTGCTTGTCTCCATACCCATTGCACTTTTGTGGCTCAACATGGAGCCCATCTTTATATTGTTGGGTCAGGACCCTCAGATCACAAGAGTTGCCAAAGTTTACCTGGTTTTCTCCATCCCTGAATTGCTAGGTCAAGCTCACCTTCTACCATTAAGAACCTTCTTGAGAACACAAGGCCTAACAACCCCACTAACCCTAGCAGCTGCATTTGCAGCCCTCTTGCATTTGCCTATCAACTATGTTTTGGTCACATACTTGAATTTAGGGGTCGGAGGTATTTGTTTGGGCCTTGCTTGCAACACCTTACTATTTAATTTGGGCTTGCTCATTTACCTAACTATCTCAACCCATGCTTTGAAACCTTGGCATGGGCTTACCATGATCTCTGCCTTTCAAGGATGGAAGCCATTGATAAGTTTGGCATTGCCCAGTTGTGTTTCAGTGTGCTTGGAGTGGTGGTGGTATGAAATAATGTTGTTCTTCTGTGGCTGGTTGAGTAACCCACAAGCCAGTGTTGCAGCAATGGGGATTTTAATTCAAACCACAGGGATGTTGTACATTATCCCAATTTCTTTAAGGGCATCCATATCGACACGTGTGGGCCATGCGTTAGGAGCCGGGCAACCGACCCGGGCCAAGTGGGCTGCCATAATTGGGCTTATTGTGGCATTTGCTTGTGGACTCTCAGCATTCATCTTCATGACTGCTGTGAGGGCCAAGTGGGGGACTATATTCACCGATGAGCCACAAATTCTTGATCTGATTTCAACTGCACTGCCAGTTTTGGGCCTGTGTGAATTTGGCAACGTTCCTCAAACAGCTGCCTGTGGAGTGTTATCAGCTACTGCAAGACCTAAGCTTGGAGCCAGAATAAACTTGTATGCATTTTACCTCATTGGATTGCCAGTTGCTATTCTTGGAACTTTTACATTCAAAATTGGGTTTCTTGGGCTTTGGTTTGGGCTACTTTCAGCACAGGCTTCTTGTGTGTGTATGATGGTGTACACATTGATTCACACAGATTGGAACCACCAAACAAGAAGGGCTGAGCAGCTAACACTGGGTGTGCAAGAGACTCAACTGAATGAGGAGAAAAAAGAGGATGAAGAAAGTGGGCTGCTACCTCCTACTGCTGAGCTCTGA
- the LOC117630555 gene encoding NDR1/HIN1-like protein 10, which translates to MGMCTFCCCSIILVALVFALGITGFVSWIIAGFVRVSHLKRINYQVTDASLLQFNVTDNNTTLEYNLALNITLQNPNDRIGLHFDRIEASASFMKQTLNNVSLSSSSYLGHKKTVLLPALFKGQRQVALGADEVSNFKNAGDFDIMLNLDVKYWVKFLASKVKIKQPHIACSLKVPLNNGKPAEGFKVTQCKAQSSDK; encoded by the coding sequence ATGGGTATGTGCACTTTTTGCTGTTGCTCCATCATCCTTGTGGCCCTAGTTTTTGCCCTAGGCATCACTGGGTTTGTGTCCTGGATCATAGCTGGCTTTGTTCGTGTTTCTCATTTGAAACGCATCAACTACCAAGTGACCGATGCCTCACTTCTCCAATTCAACGTGACAGACAATAACACCACCCTCGAATACAATCTAGCCCTCAACATAACCCTTCAAAACCCTAACGACAGGATTGGTCTCCACTTTGACCGAATCGAAGCCAGTGCCAGTTTCATGAAGCAAACCCTAAATAATGTTAGCTTGAGCTCCTCCTCCTACCTAGGGCACAAGAAGACGGTCTTATTACCGGCATTGTTCAAGGGGCAGCGACAAGTGGCTCTCGGGGCTGATGAGGTCTCCAACTTTAAGAATGCTGGGGATTttgatatcatgttgaaccTGGATGTTAAGTACTGGGTCAAGTTTCTTGCATCGAAGGTTAAAATTAAGCAACCTCATATAGCATGCTCTTTGAAGGTCCCTCTAAACAACGGGAAACCTGCCGAAGGTTTTAAGGTTACGCAATGCAAAGCTCAATCATCGGACAAATAA
- the LOC117630121 gene encoding serine/threonine/tyrosine-protein kinase HT1 isoform X1, with protein MNCSVNNGGRGERAHEQTVLRRSVEVEPILVPQQLTIDENLLVDPNLLFIGSKIGEGAHGKVYEGRYRDRIVAIKVLHRGSTSEERAALESRFAREVNMMSRVKHENLVKFIGACKDPLMVIVTELLPGMSLRKYLMSIRPNPLELHVAIKFALDIAHAMECLHANGIIHRDLKPDNLLLTENQKHVKLADFGLAREESVTEMMTAETGTYRWMAPELYSTVTLRQGEKKHYNNKVDVYSFGIVLWELLTNRMPFEGMSNLQAAYAAAFKQERPRLPEDISPDLAFVIQSCWVEDPNLRPTFSQIIRMLNSFLFKLSPPSPPIPDTDTNEAAASNGTMSELSVRTRGKFAFLRQLFNAKRTKNSQ; from the exons ATGAATTGCAGCGTGAACAACggaggaagaggagagaggGCACATGAGCAAACGGTTTTGCGAAGGTCGGTGGAGGTTGAACCGATATTGGTCCCGCAGCAGCTGACGATCGATGAGAACTTGCTGGTTGACCCGAATTTGTTGTTTATCGGGTCAAAAATCGGGGAAGGAGCACATGGGAAAGTTTATGAAGGAAG GTACCGTGATCGAATTGTTGCTATCAAAGTCCTCCATCGTGGGAGTACTTCTGAAGAAAGAGCTGCACTTGAGAGTCGTTTTGCTCGTGAAGTTAATATGATGTCTAGGGTAAAACATGAAAATCTTGTCAAG TTTATTGGAGCTTGCAAGGATCCTCTAATGGTGATAGTTACTGAGCTATTACCCGGGATGTCACTCCGGAAGTACCTGATGAGTATTCGTCCAAATCCATTGGAACTCCATGTGGCAATTAAATTTGCTCTTGATATCGCTCATGCAATGGAATGTTTACATGCCAATGGGATTATCCATAGAGATCTGAAACCTG ACAATTTATTGCTTAcggaaaatcagaaacatgTAAAGCTTGCGGATTTTGGTCTTGCAAGAGAAGAAAGCGTGACAGAGATGATGACAGCAGAAACTGGGACTTACCGTTGGATGGCTCCAGAG CTGTATAGCACTGTGACCTTACGTCAGGGAGAGAAGAAGCATTACAATAACAAGGTTGATGTATATAGCTTTGGGATTGTCTTATGGGAATTATTGACCAACCGCATGCCCTTTGAAGGCATGTCCAATTTGCAGGCTGCTTATGCTGCTGCTTTCAAG CAAGAGAGGCCTCGACTTCCGGAGGATATATCCCCTGATCTTGCCTTTGTCATCCAGTCATGTTGGGTTGAAGACCCTAATTTAAGGCCTACCTTCAGCCAGATCATCCGCATGCTCAACTCATTCCTCTTCAAACTCTCACCACCCTCACCGCCTATACCAGATACTGACACCAACGAAGCAGCAGCAAGTAATGGTACCATGAGTGAATTATCTGTTCGGACAAGAGGGAAGTTTGCTTTCCTTAGGCAACTGTTCAATGCTAAGAGGACCAAGAACTCACAATGA
- the LOC117630121 gene encoding serine/threonine-protein kinase STY13 isoform X2, whose protein sequence is MRTCWLTRICCLSGQKSGKEHMGKFMKEVLHRGSTSEERAALESRFAREVNMMSRVKHENLVKFIGACKDPLMVIVTELLPGMSLRKYLMSIRPNPLELHVAIKFALDIAHAMECLHANGIIHRDLKPDNLLLTENQKHVKLADFGLAREESVTEMMTAETGTYRWMAPELYSTVTLRQGEKKHYNNKVDVYSFGIVLWELLTNRMPFEGMSNLQAAYAAAFKQERPRLPEDISPDLAFVIQSCWVEDPNLRPTFSQIIRMLNSFLFKLSPPSPPIPDTDTNEAAASNGTMSELSVRTRGKFAFLRQLFNAKRTKNSQ, encoded by the exons ATGAGAACTTGCTGGTTGACCCGAATTTGTTGTTTATCGGGTCAAAAATCGGGGAAGGAGCACATGGGAAAGTTTATGAAGGAAG TCCTCCATCGTGGGAGTACTTCTGAAGAAAGAGCTGCACTTGAGAGTCGTTTTGCTCGTGAAGTTAATATGATGTCTAGGGTAAAACATGAAAATCTTGTCAAG TTTATTGGAGCTTGCAAGGATCCTCTAATGGTGATAGTTACTGAGCTATTACCCGGGATGTCACTCCGGAAGTACCTGATGAGTATTCGTCCAAATCCATTGGAACTCCATGTGGCAATTAAATTTGCTCTTGATATCGCTCATGCAATGGAATGTTTACATGCCAATGGGATTATCCATAGAGATCTGAAACCTG ACAATTTATTGCTTAcggaaaatcagaaacatgTAAAGCTTGCGGATTTTGGTCTTGCAAGAGAAGAAAGCGTGACAGAGATGATGACAGCAGAAACTGGGACTTACCGTTGGATGGCTCCAGAG CTGTATAGCACTGTGACCTTACGTCAGGGAGAGAAGAAGCATTACAATAACAAGGTTGATGTATATAGCTTTGGGATTGTCTTATGGGAATTATTGACCAACCGCATGCCCTTTGAAGGCATGTCCAATTTGCAGGCTGCTTATGCTGCTGCTTTCAAG CAAGAGAGGCCTCGACTTCCGGAGGATATATCCCCTGATCTTGCCTTTGTCATCCAGTCATGTTGGGTTGAAGACCCTAATTTAAGGCCTACCTTCAGCCAGATCATCCGCATGCTCAACTCATTCCTCTTCAAACTCTCACCACCCTCACCGCCTATACCAGATACTGACACCAACGAAGCAGCAGCAAGTAATGGTACCATGAGTGAATTATCTGTTCGGACAAGAGGGAAGTTTGCTTTCCTTAGGCAACTGTTCAATGCTAAGAGGACCAAGAACTCACAATGA
- the LOC117630120 gene encoding pentatricopeptide repeat-containing protein At4g18840-like translates to MLSATLAVSHILSKLLQLQQLSSMKQVEAAQGFLTKTGLFFTHTSIVAKLVAFASLSPLGCLVHAQALFEETTMDDPFTCNTMIRAYTNSVFPIKAIHIYNHMQETNVRSDHFTYNFALKACARVMKRMEEDEVKDCGFVIDRKGSEIHCRVLKLGFDRDLYVQNSLIFVYSQCGSVELARCVFDEMTDRSASSWNIMLTAYDQVADFESADYLFQSMPEKNVVSWNTLLARHVRLSNIEAAKIVFREMPVRNSVSWNSMIAGYVQVRDYDGALKLFREMQIAEVEATEVTLISILGACAETGALEIGRKIHESLNLQHHKIEGYLGVALVDMYSKCGKLSSAWEVFGELKMKPVGCWNAMIVGLGVHGYCNEALELFAAMERQLGEVTPNRITFIGVLIACSRKGLVEEGRRYFNQMVQEYKIVPDEKHYGCMVDILSRWGLLDEAFEMIKAVPSGPSSLLWRTLLGACRVHGNVELAEQSFQQLAKLEPLRDADYVLLSNIYAEAERWDDVERLRNEMICKEVPKTHGFSHVDMK, encoded by the coding sequence ATGTTGAGTGCGACTCTCGCCGTTTCCCACATACTTTCCAAGCTTCTTCAGCTTCAGCAACTCTCTTCCATGAAACAAGTCGAAGCAGCCCAAGGTTTCCTCACGAAAACAGGTCTCTTCTTTACTCACACATCCATTGTCGCAAAGCTCGTTGCTTTCGCATCACTGTCACCGCTAGGCTGCCTCGTGCACGCTCAAGCCCTGTTCGAAGAGACCACCATGGACGACCCCTTCACCTGCAACACCATGATCAGGGCTTACACCAACAGCGTCTTCCCCATCAAAGCTATACATATTTACAACCATATGCAGGAAACGAATGTTAGGTCTGATCATTTCACATACAATTTTGCGCTCAAGGCTTGTGCTAGAGTGATGAAACGtatggaagaagatgaggtgAAAGATTGTGGCTTTGTTATTGATCGTAAGGGAAGTGAAATTCATTGCCGGGTTTTGAAGTTGGGCTTTGATCGTGATTTGTATGTTCAGAATtcgttgatttttgtgtattCTCAGTGTGGGTCTGTGGAACTTGCCCGCTGTGTTTTCGACGAAATGACTGACAGAAGTGCTTCTTCTTGGAACATAATGTTAACAGCTTATGATCAGGTTGCCGATTTCGAATCCGCGGATTATCTGTTTCAGTCAATGCCTGAGAAGAATGTAGTCTCCTGGAATACTTTATTAGCAAGGCATGTTAGGTTGAGCAACATTGAGGCTGCAAAAATAGTCTTCCGAGAGATGCCTGTGAGGAATTCGGTTTCTTGGAATTCGATGATTGCTGGCTATGTTCAGGTTAGAGATTATGATGGAGCATTGAAGCTCTTCCGTGAAATGCAAATTGCTGAGGTGGAAGCTACTGAAGTTACGCTTATATCTATCTTGGGTGCTTGTGCTGAAACTGGTGCATTGGAGATTGGGAGGAAGATTCACGAGTCCTTGAACCTACAGCACCATAAGATTGAAGGGTATTTGGGTGTTGCCCTTGTAGATATGTATTCTAAATGTGGGAAATTGAGTTCAGCTTGGGAAGTGTTTGGTGAGCTGAAAATGAAACCTGTTGGCTGCTGGAATGCCATGATTGTGGGTTTGGGCGTCCATGGTTACTGCAATGAGGCTTTGGAATTGTTTGCGGCTATGGAAAGGCAGCTTGGTGAAGTTACACCAAACCGGATTACGTTTATTGGTGTTTTAATTGCTTGTAGCCGTAAGGGTTTGGTGGAAGAAGGACGCCGGTATTTCAATCAGATGGTTCAAGAATACAAGATTGTGCCTGATGAGAAGCATTATGGTTGCATGGTTGATATTCTCAGCAGATGGGGATTGTTAGACGAAGCGTTCGAGATGATCAAAGCTGTGCCCTCCGGGCCAAGCTCTTTGTTGTGGAGAACCTTGTTGGGTGCTTGTAGGGTACATGGAAACGTAGAATTGGCAGAGCAAAGCTTCCAGCAGCTTGCCAAATTGGAGCCTCTAAGGGATGCAGATTATGTTTTGTTGTCAAACATCTATGCTGAAGCAGAGAGATGGGATGATGTTGAGCGATTGAGGAATGAGATGATTTGTAAGGAAGTCCCAAAAACGCACGGCTTCAGCCATGTTGACATGAAATAA